TGCCGCAGACTGGTTGTTGGCCTTAATGAGGTCTTTGTAAGTCATGGGAATGCTATATTTGCCTTGGCCGCTTCCTTGTGCTCGCTGCTAAGGGCAAAAAATTGATCGCCCCGGCCAGCACATCGGGCACTTGCAGGGTTTTGTGACAAAAGCATTGGCCGCTGCTTGCTGTAATCGTAGGTAAACCCGCTGCTGAAGGCTTTGCCGGCATGGCGGCTCATGAGAATTTATCAATCAAACTGCTGCCAAACTCGGTGTAACGGGCCTTGGTCAATAGTTTTTCAGCACTTTCAATTGCATACGCCGGGGGTTGCCAGAGGAGATATAGAGGCGTCGGGCAATAGACTGCAGTAAAGGAATATTAATGAGTGCCATGGTAAAGCAACAACAATAGGTAAAGTGCCACGAATGTGCACGGGATGCCTATCTGTGGATGCTGACTGTGGATGAGTTTGTGGTGTTGTTTTTTTTTGCCAACCAGAAGCCTGCAATGCTGGCCAGTGCAGCTGGCTACTATCCAACGCCATCTGCCCAAGCCACGGCGTGGTGGTTTGTTGTGCACGGTAAATACCGAGCATTGCGCTCCCCACCACTACGGCCGCAGTGGCTGCCGCAAACCGGTTCCCACCCAGCAAGGCGAGTAGACCACGCACATCATTACCGCCGACCAAACAGCTGGCTCATGGGCCCGCCCTGCCAGCCAACATGCACCAATAAGGCGGTGGTGTTGGCAATGGTGGCTATCGATATCCATCCGAAGCAAATGACAAATGGGGCAAATAAGAGCCAGCGTATGGCGGCCGAAGCGGTGGCTGTAGCCTTTTTTATGCGCCGAAACTGCAGGAAGGAGAAGCGTCAGCAATACCAGCAAGGCCAAGGCACTGCCTACCTCAGGAATGCTCGAGCAGCAAGATGCAGCTTACATTATTGATACCACTGATGATGAAGAGGGGGGCTCAGTTGTGCTGCCGCACTGCGTTGCGCTGTGGTGGGCTTTGGCTCTTGCTTGAGCACAGCCAGCTACTGCTGATAACGACATACAACAGCGGCAACCAGGTATAAATAACCGACCAGATGCTAAAGGTGAATCCATCGGGTACAAAAAGGTTAGGAATGGGGAGGACTACCCGGCCCGGTATTGAGCCCTTTATGGGAAAATATTGGCCATGGCATTGGCAAGCAGGGTGAGCAGAAAGCCTCAGCCAGTTCAGAAAAACCAATCCTTTGCGGACGATGGGGCAGATAGCGGAGAAATATTTAGAAAAAAGAAACGGCTGAAATAATTTTTTGTTTGGTTGAACAATCTAAACCCCTATTTTTGCAACCCCGAAAGGGAAATTCCTCTCCTTAGCTCAGTTGGTTAGAGCATCTGACTGTTAATCAGAGGGTCGCTGGTTCAAGTCCAACAGGGGAGCCTGAAAATCAAGCGGTTACAAACGAAAGTGAGTAACCCGCTTTTCTATTCCGACACAGTGTCGAAATTCCGACACAGTGTCGAAATTCTTCAGTTGTACACTTTTCAATGACAGCGTCAAATTGCAGTCCCAAATATTGACAGAACTCCATGAACGGTGACGACCTGATGGTCTTCTTTACCCAGCAGCTTTGATTTAACCTTTTGATGGGTCACGACCATAGCGTTCGCTCCTCCCTTCCGGTTACGATTTGAATGTCTTTTGGGTAGATACAAATACGCTCCATTGTGTTCTTTGATTTAATACTCCATCTATACTTCAACTATACTGTAAATAGGGTTTCACTATGATAAAAATACTAAATAGTTTACCATGATAAATATATACAATATGGAAAAATCGGCAAGGATGCCGAAAGCTGAAAGTGCTTAATTGGTAAGGCTTTGGTACGTGTGGTAAATTCGGGTTGCAATTCGCATCAATCACTAAAATCGTTATCAAATGGCACGTCAAAAAGGTATTATCAAACCTCGATGGCACTATTGGTGGCATCACATTATCTACAAATCGCAGGACGGGTACCTGGCCCGTGAAAAGGGCGGGGTTGAAGGCGACCCCATTGCCAACGATCCATCGTTTGCCCGTACACGGGAAAATGGTGCAGAATTTGGCCGGGCCGGTAAGGCGGGCAAATTGCTTCGCACTGCATTCCGGGCACCGCTCCAAAACACTGCAGACCCTCGTATGGTAAGCCGTATGACGGCTGACTTTGAAGGTGATTCAGGCCGATGAAACCAACGACCGTGGTCAGCGCAACGTGATTGACGGGGAAGCCGAACTGTTGGAGGGCTTTGATTTCAATATCAGGGGGTAAGCTGGGCACTACGCTGTATGCACCATTTACCGCCAGCATCAACCGCACCAGCGGTGCGGTTGGAAGTGGTTATCCCGCCTTTTGTTCCCATCAACATGATTGCGGCGCCAGGTGGCAGCACTCACTCAAACTGATTTTAGCAGGTGCTGAGGTTGAACTTTGAGTCAGAGAGCTATGTATCTGACTCGACCGAGTGCTGAGTGCTTGGTGGCCCTGATTCAACCACAACCACTGCACTCACCCTGTCGAACACAGTAACAGCCGCCAGCACCAAACCACTGTTCCTCGTATTGGGTATTGAGTTTTATCAGGAAGTAAACGGTAGTATGTACTCGTTGAAGAATGGTACATACAACGCACTGGCACTGGTGAAAGTGAGCGGTTCTTAATAGCAGCGGAGTTCTTGAGTACAATAGGCCCTGCCGGTTCCGGCGGGGGCTTTTTCATTACTGGCCATAGGTATTTTGTAAATTGCATGTATGGAAAAACGGCCTTGAGAATGTCACTGTCAATCAATTCTGCACTCTTATTGGGATAAGCATAGAACAGTTTCGTTCTTGCTGCCTTAGGACGGGAGTAATGCATAGTGGTCCCGGTCCAGCGATCGGTCACAGATAGGCAGATGTGTGCTGTATGGGAATTTCAAATGACAGGCAGATTGAAAATCAATGTCGCAGCTTTTCAAAAAAACGGTTTCTTACTAAAGGCAGTAAGGGGAGGACATGGTAAGATTATCAATACAATGAAAGAAAAGGAAACAGTAAAAGAGGATGAGCCTCAACCTTTAGGTGATACTTTGAATATGTCTGACACTTCAATCCAATCTTCAGGAAAATCCGGACCTGAAATATCTGTGCCGATGGGTGGTCAGCCAGGTTTTAAAAGAAGCGTAGAAAGTAAGTCTTTCTATGAGTAAATAGAAAAGGGTCCTTGCTTTTGCAAGGGCCCCACATTTTAGTATTCGGATGGCAGCAGCAGTACGCCATCAATGAGGTACAGGGGTACACTGGTCGGCTGCGAAATCGCTGAACTGAATTTCTTGCCGGGCAATCTCTTTGCCATTGCCATCATCAGCCACGGCTACAAAGCGATGGCCTGTAAGGCGCTGCAGCAGCCATTTTTGAAAGCCTTCCTTTTTGACACTGGCCGTGAGCTGGTGGCTAAATACCAGGTCTATCAACCAATAGGCCTGAAACTTTTCAGCCATGGCACATACGCCATCGGTGTAGAGCAACCGGCTAATCGGATGGCGGTAATAATTTTCGGTGCAGGTGTAGGCTCTCAGTTCGTCGTTTGCGTTTTTCATAAACATTGCTTTTAAAAGAAAAAGAAGAAAAAAAGAAAGCCCTTGGGGTGTGGGCATTCGTATTTCCAAACCGTAATGATGGGATTGTGCGTGGGCCTTTGCGTTCGGTTTGGAAATACGAGGATGGCTTTGTGCGGTGGGGGGGCCGCAGCTAACTTTGCTGCTCTTTTTTTCTCTTCTTTTAAAAGGAAACGGTGAACACTGATAAAGGAGTTTTGCCGAAAATGTTGATTACCTAAATGCATGTCCGTTGTGTAGCTGCTTTAGCATTGCATCCACTGTTGAGGGATGTCAACAAAACGGACTGATGAATAGAAACGAAATCGTCAAACAGCGACGGTACCACACCCAAAACCTTAGTACTGCAGATACAAAGGCTTTAAATGGCTGGGATATGTACTTCAGTTCAGCGCCGCCAGCGCCGAGCCACCCGAAGGCTGGGGCCGGGAGCCGCAACGGCGGAGCGGAATGAGGAACGAATGCAGCGACAAAGTGAGGCGGAGGCACCAGTCCGTATACGCAAAGGGCCTGGCACGGTTTTTTGCTTTTCGCTGCTTCATTTTATTACTACAGTATCAACACAAATAGCAGTTGAACAGCGCAACGATGCAAAAACCGTGACCGCAGGCTGTAGGGCAGGTAAAGCGGAGCTGTGTCAGCAGAGCGACTGCCCGAAAGCTGGAGGGTACAGGCCCGCAGCTGAGGGTGGCCAGCCGGCGGCGCACAAGAAAGTGGTGGAGGCCCGATGGATGCAGGCCTGCCTATCCTGCAGTGCAGCGACCGCTGACTGTAGTTGTAGTGAGAGTGGAGCCAACGAAGCCTGGCCAATAAATGGGTATTGTGCGTTGGGCTTGGCAGGCGTAGTGCAGCGAAACGGAACGGAAGCGAAAGGAAGTAAGGGAGCCAACCAAGGTAGGCTGGGCTGCAGCCAGTAAAAGGGCCGGACGGCGGCGACCTGAGGGCGGCCAAAAACCACGACAGCCTGCGGAGCTTGCGGAGCACCCGCAGGGCGGTATGGCTCTGCTGCACAAAGCTGCGTGTGTTGGCCTGCAGCAGTGCCATGCCGGGCTGGCGAGGTTTTTGTTGGCCGAACGATGGAAGACCGCCGACCTTTTGTTAGGTCACACTCCTTGCCCACACTATTCCAGCAGCATACAGCGACGAAATATTTTGGGCAAAAGATGGTAAACATTTGGAAAAGTGAAAAACGATAGGGATTTTTAGAGCAACGTATTTGTATTGGCGAAAGGGAATACAGTTACGAATTTTTTATTGCTACTGAACATACAAAGCGTTATGAAACTTGCCGCAAGTGAAATAGATTATAGTTTTCTTTTATTTATTTTTTACAAAGTTTTTTATGAAAACTGTCAACGATTCAAAAGCAGAAATTATGACAACCCTGAACCACATCAGGACTGTTTATAATAAGCTACATGCTCAAAGTGGACTCCATAGACCATTTACTTTTCCTGATGCCCACAAGCTGACAGAAGGATTACTACTAAGTACATGGACACATTGGGAAGAATTTATTCAAGAAATATTGATTATAGACCTCGCAACAACCAATGATGGATTTTTGAAAAAGGACATTAAGAAATTTAGGACAATTGGTGCTCCAATGCGATATGCTGAAAAGATTTTAAATCATCCGGATAGTCCTGAAAAGTTTATTGAGTGGGATTATAGTGTTGTTCAAAAAAGAGCAAATAACTATTTAGCTGCAGGACATAGATATCCAACATCATTGGCAAGACAAAATGATATCGACAAGCTGAAAAGAATTCGTAATGGAATTGCGCATAAAAGTGACAAAGCTTGGGACTCTTTTATAAAGTTAGTAAGGGCGGCACCATTCAGTTTGACTGGAACACAACTCCGCGGAATGACCGTGGGACGGTTCGCTTTTAGCCATCAGTGGAATGGCAACTTTGTTCTAATTGAATCTATAAATGTTATAGAAGAATGTGTGAATGAACTAGTACCATAAATGCTTTTGGTAACATGGGATTTGGTCAGGAGAGCTGAAAAGCATGCTTCTCTACTGTAGTTACAATTAATAATGCCAACGGCTTAAAATCGAAGTGAGCCTGTTGGATCTTCTACCATTGGGTAAATGGAGTATTTCACAAAGAATTTTCAGAATAATAGTTAGTTTAACGGAGACGTTTATGTTGAATGCTGCAGGAAAGCAGCAAACCAATGATGAGGATGTATTTCATGTGTGAGTGTGTGGTTACTGATGATAGCGAATGGTGTCGGGTATGGGGTGTTTGTTTGGCCACAGATTCACCACTGGATATTTAATTCTAAGCAAATGGGAAGACAATACTTGGAATGAAATAGTTCTATGTGGAGTATAATAATTAAGGCCTACTTCATAAGTAGGCCTTAATTATATTCCGGTAAAAAGCATTATTTAAAATGAAGGAACAAGTTCGTAAGGATTAGAAATTGTTTTCTTACCAAAACGCTTAAGAAGAGCCGCTTCATTTGATTTGTCAATGTTTTCCTTTTCAATTATTTCCTGTACGGCTGGCTGCTTTAAACCAGGGATACGAATTTGAAAAAAAAGGCCAAAGTGTTTCGCTTTTGTAGACTTTATTCAAATCCGGAAATCCAACGATATGGTTGTATTCGTTCGAGTGCTGTTTAAACTCTTCAGAATATTTAAAATACCAGTAGCTGCCTTCACAATAAAGCCAACCGATTTTTAAGTTGTCAATTGATAAAGTAAATTTAGAGTCTTCGCCCTGTGGCAATTGTATTTGCAATTCACGATCGTCCTCGCTTTTGCTAAACCAGTTGATGATTTTACGCAACATAATCAGTACCCCCTTATTTTTTTAAACCGGGTTTGAATTACCTCTTTGATTAATGATTTTCTAGCTTGAATGAACATCGGAAAGAACTCTTTTTCAAGCATTTCCAAAACCTTTAGCTCATTTTCCAGACTGGACATTGATTTTACAATCTGATCATATTCATGGTTTAGTCTCCCTACAAAATCTACTAGTTCAAAATGGTTCGCTTTGGAATTATCTTCAATGCTTATCCTCGGAGAGGCATTTTCAATATACGACAAAACCTTTTTTTGTCCTGCTTTCAATAGGTTTTTAAGATTTTCGTCACTATAATTCCAAAATAAACCTCTTGCTGAATCGTAAAGGGGGGCAAAAGTAGGCAATTTTTTACTTTTTTTCATTGTGCCTATGACTCCCCAATTGTAAAAATGGCGGTCATTGTTACCTACAAGAGCATCAAAAGCGATCATTTTAACAAGCTCAGTAGTCAATGCTTCAAAATTCTCGGGGAAAACTGTGCGAATCGAATCTCTTATAAACTCGAAAGTGAATAGCTCTCTGGAGGTTTTCTTATTGTTCGCAATTTCTTCAGCCATGGTTAAGTCGCCTAGGTGCTCGCCACATATTTCGGCACCGTGAATCAACCTTTCGTCCCGGTTCAGAAAAAACTTGCTGCAAAATCTGATTTGCCCGTTTGCTTGCACCAACTTGATTTCATTCATTTTTGGATCAAGCACCTGACCAATACGGTTAATCATGTATTCAATTACTGACTCATGCGGGTACCACTTCTCTGCAGTTTTTGCAATGAAGGAATGCCAGGATTTAGATGAAGACTTTCGAACCACACTATCTGGCTCAAAAAAAGTAAGCCTTGATAAATTGCTTGGGTGCATCGCCATCCAAATCAATCGGCTTAACTAAATATTCATCCTCTTTCAATACAGGTATAAGATGAAGATTTGCCAATTTTCCAGAACAATTTATGGATTGCTCGACCCTTAAGTTGCCTCTTTGATTATGCATCGCATTTATGGTATGCTTGAACTAGATAATAAATGTAAAACTGTTAGACTTCTAAATTGGCCCTAATATTTGAAGTGTAGTGATGGGCTAAATTATCAGGAACTACATCAATATTAGAAACAATGCTTCCGCCGGGTTACGAACTTCAGATTGGCCGGGATTAATGGGGGCACTATTGAAAGTAATAAGTATTACAGGCAAACCTAATTCGGATTAGACTTTACCGTGACACCTCTTGAATTTCTTGCCGCTTCCACAAGGGCATGGCGCATTTTGTGAAACACCCGTAAAATTAGTAGTAGATTGTTGTTCTGCCGATTTAGGGCCTGGAACAGAATTGTTATTTGCATCCAGATTGTCGTCAGTATTGAAGTCAATCGTGGTGTTCGAAGGAACTCTGAAAGATATTGTTGTCTTGCCGCCTTGATTGGTAATTGCGAAATCGCCGCGGGTAATCAAATCCATGCCAATAATTATATCGAAAGCACCTGCAGTAGATTCGCATTCAGTTACTGGAATGAATACAAATGCGACTTTGTTTGGTAAAAAGATATTTACGAAATAAGTATTCTTTTCTGTAACTCCATCCGCATGATGCACTTGTGCTTTTCCAGTAGGGGATAATCCTAATCTAATTGCTAAATCTCGTGTAATTGCGCAACTAGTAGCTCCAGTATCCCAAAGAGCCTTTGTAGGCTGAGGTGTCGGGTGTGAACCTGGCGAGACCCCTGGCTTGAAAGGAAGGGAAACATGGCACTCAGTAATTATTTCTCGGAGGCGGGTTTGAGAAGAAACTGTAAAGGATTGGCCTTTATGATTTTTGGCGGACTTTAATTCCTGCATTAAATAAATACTACTCTTGAGTGAAAGGTTTGGGAGTATGATGCTTCATTAGGGTCACAAAGTTGTATAAGGAAAGTACCAGCCTGATACTTATCTTGTGAATCAAGCAATGCTTCAATTTCGGAATCAAAGACACCTACAACTTCTTGACCTCTGATAACAATAAATTTGGAGGCGTACTTGCCAACGAGTTCTTTCTTGTTATCAAGAAAGTATTTGAACTCAATTTCCAGCATAGCTATTGGTGTGGTTAAGATATTTTAATTAGCAGTCAAAGGTAAGTTACCACAATTTTTCCACAGTAAATATTAATAGAGCTTTCTGATTTTGGAATGGCCTTTTTGTTTTTTAGATAGGTTCTAGAAAAACGGGACAATATTTGGAAGTCCTATAAAGTTGTTGGCATTTGGCAGCAGCTTGTCAAATATTCAAAGAATTGTACCAGGGCTATATCGACTGGTGGCCCGCCAAGGATTTTAGCATTTTGCCGTTTAACGAAATTCATAATTTTATTTTTCTGGTTTCTTCCACAACCTAGTTCAATAAATAAAGATTAAGTCCTGCTCGGGATTTACCAGTACACCGAATCCTTTTTGGGTGTCAAACCATTTAACAAGGTCTATTTCCATGAAGTGTGGAAGTTAAACTTGGTTTTTAGAAACACATTTGAATATGAGCATCGAGTGCTTTTGTTTAAACGGCAATAAACGCCACAGATGAATCGTCTGAAGCATTTGCGGTAATGCCATGCGTCTGTATGGAAATTAGCATGTTTTCCATAAAGGAAGCGGAATAGATTTGCTGCAGAGGGAAACCATCAGAGCATAGGAGAAAAGAATCATCATGTGATAGTTGAGAGGTTTCATAGAAGTCTGCAATCGGATTTGAATCGTCACCTTGAATAGATCTTGTAACAATATGGCGGTGGGATGCGATGGCTCCAGCATCCATAACTATACCTCGCTCCTGTAGCTCAGTTGTTAAGGAATGCGGCTTGGATTCGAATACGAGTTCGTTATTTCTGAAGTGAAGGATTTTGACATCACCGACCCAGAAGCAAATTGCCTTATTACCTTCTATGTAAACACCTCCAAGCGTAGCGCCTGATTTTTCACAGGTACGGGTTCGCATTTGGCGTAAGGCCAAATTGGCTTTGTTGATGCCAATTTGAATCAGGCTCGATCGACTTGCTTTTGCGAAGAGAGAAGTGCTAACATATTTTCCGCAACCAGTTTGGCAGCCACATCTCCTTTGGCATAGCCACCCATACCATCAGCAATCAGGCAAATGTATCTACCATCGCCCAGGTCTTGATATAGCAAGTAATCCTCATTAACAGGCTTTCGACCTTTTACTGTATGACTCCACACTTTCATTTTTGACCAGTAGCTTGGATTGTTCCTCCACCGTGTTTGGTAACACGGGGTCTGGTTGAAATTTTTACAGGCTTCACTGTTATTGCTTTGTCAGAAGCTTTGGACGACCAAAGGAAACCTTCACCGGGCATTAATGCACTCATGTCAGCGGGTGTTAATGCACTAAGTTGGGTGACAGATTTCTGAATGTGCTTTAACCATTGCGGACTGTTGAATTTGTGCAACAGGACAATACTGCTCAGTTCAATTATCTCGTTAGGAAGGCTAGGTGGATCCTGGCTGGCAATCATTATACTTACTCCCTTGTGGCGCATTTCTCTGATAGCAGTTACTATGTTGCCTGTGAGGTCTTTGTTGTCCATGTATTTATGGGCCTCATCAAACACAATGAACTTATTGAAATGCACACCTTTCCAGTTTTTGACTCCAGAGAAAATATTGAGCATAATTACGAACAAGCCGAGAGCTTCGTCCTTCACAATAAATTCATCACGAAGGTCTACGATTATTAGTCGGCCAGGCTTCAATTGATCACGTAGATACACAGCATCATCTATGTACTCCCTGGCAAAGCTCAGCTTTTGTTTGGCCAATGCTTTCTGACTATTTGATAGGAGTTCCGAAATCTCTACACTGAGTCCAATATGATCCAGCGATAAGTTATTCCGTCGATCCTTCATGATGGCCTTCAACTGTTTGATATAGGTCGAATCATTGCCGATAGCTCCCAGCAAGAACATCCAGTCTTGCACATTCAGTTCTTTTGAATTGAAGGCAATAGGAAAAACGTCAATTGAAGGGTATTCCACCTTTCTTGCTTCTACTTTATCCTTTGGGGTAAGCAAAACCACATCTTCAATTCGACCTGGCTCTGCGCCAAATTCTTGCTTTAGCTTTCTTAATTCGGCATCCTTGTCATTTGGGTAAATCATTGAAGTGAACTCTGGCTCATAATCCATGCTCTCGCTGTAATGAAATATGACACCTGCCAGTGGCGCTTCTATCTTGTTGACTTTGTTGAATGGTTTTAGAACCATTTCTGTCACTGTTCCAATAGTATAACTTTTGCCGCCACCCTGCACGCCAAAAAGACTTATGGTGTTGGTTTCGCTAAGATCCACAGCTATTGATTTTCCTGTCACGGTTTTTCCGAGGATTCCGAACTGGGTACTATCTCCATTTTTACCAATCATTACATCATATTCCGGGGCCTCATGTTCAATGATATTCGCAGGTTCAATAGGCGGCGTATCAATTGGCGTATTTGAAGTATCAATAATACCACCTTCATCGTCTTCATCATTTCGGCGACTGTTTTTATCTGCCAACGATGAAATTGGATTTTCGTTGGCAGAAGTGTCTGGGACTTCGTGGTCTGCGCTTTGTGTTGTGTCCTCAGACTGAGTGTTTTCTGATGCTAAATGTTCACTCGTCTTTTTGCTTTCGATTTTGAATTGCTGAATAAACGCTCTGAGCTTCTGGTTAATACCAACTGCTTCGCTCAGTTCGTCGTCCAGTACTTTCTCCTCCAGGCGCCTTGTATTGAGGTCAGAATCAGGATCAAGAATATCCTTGATCACACGTTCACCAAAGGTGAAGAATGTACAATCTGCATCTATTGACTCCTTCAGGTGCCTTTTAGGGAAACCGAGTTCAAAGATGAGTCCTAGCTGCTGAAACTTAAATGAGAAGCCCTCATCTAAATTCTGTAAGAAGTCATTATATGCGCCATAAGCTTTGTCTGACAAGTACTCGTACCTCGATGCCCGATCTAAGTAGAATGAGAGTAGTGACTTAAGTTCCTTATTTTTTATTTCCCGGTCAAGGCGATCGAATGAAAGATGATATTCAGGATCGTAGTGAGACCTAATAGCTTCAATTGTATTCAGAATCTGTTGCCTCATCTTTAGCTTGAGGTCGGCTCTTTCAGCCTCTGTCAGCGCTTTGCGACATTTTACTTCAATTACAGTAACAGAGATTTGCCGTTTTTCGCAATCAATAGAAATGAGCAGATTATCAGCCCTGCTTTTTGTTTCTGTCGGCGATCTTCAAACAAGTCCTGATGGAGATCGGTGGGATCAGAAAGCTCTCCTGCAATAGCCCTTTCTTTTCGAGCACCCGTTTGGTAAATGCAGAGCCAATTACTTCGAACGCCTTATTCTTTGTTGAATTGAGTTGCAGGATAAGAGAACTGCTTACTGCCCTTAAATCTTCCAGCAATTGATGTATGGTACGACTATCAGACTCGTTGTCGATGTTAAGGCCAAATTCCTGAAAATGAGGACCCAGCAAAGCCAAAACTTCAGATGTTGGCCTCGTGGTTAAAAAGGAAGAAATGCCTGATACTTCATCACCAGGAATGTAATCTAACAAGAATGGAATTGAGTTATCTTTTGAAGGAAGATCAAACACTTCTGGCCCCAAGTTTCTATCATAAGTGATTACCCAATCAGAATGATTGTGCAGATGGGCCAGTAATACTTTATCCAACGCATTTAGTGTGATTTGAGTGGATGGTAAGGAATCTGTTGGTCTGGAAGCCAGGGTGCCGGCCGTGAATGACTGCAAGCAGTCAAAGAACAGCCCTGCTGCATTTGATAATTCATTTTTCCAGCTAGAAAGATTGGAGGCTAAAATATAACGATTCCATTTAGTCTCATCATTTGCAGTGGATACATTGAGTGCCGAATCTGTAATGAGGCCATTCAGAAAGAAGCAGCGTGATGGCAGATTGGGTTTGAAAAGTTCTACGCGAACTGGGAAAGGGCTTATGAAGAAGCTTATGTGGGAAGTGAAGAGATGAGGCTGGCGTATATACTCTTCAATCATGTTTATTGAAAAGCGAAGCTTGGGGAAAAGGCGGTTGTCAGAGGGCTGTGCAAAGGCTTCTGCTTCATCGCGAATATTCGATTCCGGATTAAGCAGGTTTTTCAATCCTTCGCCATGTTCAATGATTCTATCATGCCCTCTGAAAATGCGTACTTCATATTTGACATTTTCGAAATCAGGTTCAGATTCAAGTTCCACAAATGCATCTGCAAAGATGAATGCATCACCTGCATTAAATATGTTTAGAATCAATTTATCGGTGTAGGGGTGTTGTGCCCTATAATTCTTGATTTGCCGGACAACCAACTTTAAGTTCACATCATTGTCTACAAAGTTTTCCCTGGTTACATTAAGGAGTAGCCGAAAGTACTGTGTCAATTGCCGGTCTATCGAAGTGCTGTTTACTGAGGAATTGTCTATCGGAGAAGCCAGATAAATACCCCAGCTTTGCATTAATTCGCCTGTGTAGTGATAATTTTTGAGGCCGTTCGGCTCCACTATAACTAAAGGGTTATTTTCAGGATATAATTCTCCTTCAAAAAGTTCGCTCAATCCTTTGAACCAGGCCTTCTGATGTCCTGGAAATTCGAGCGTTTTTACTTCCCAATCGTTATATGATCGATAAGTTGTACAAACCAACTTAACCTTAGTGGATGGATTGGTGATAATAGCAAGGCTTCAATCGGGGTGCCGTCTGGTAAGTTTGTCTTGAGCTTTATTAAGTCGCTGAATTGCAGTTCGGCAAGAAAGCGCTGTAACTCCTCTTTCTCTTCATTGGATATAAGCTTATCTCCCAATTTGGACTTTAATTGGGCTACCCAAGAACTCCATGAAAGAATGTAGGCTTCAATCTGGTTTCTCAGGTAAATGAGATTGGTAGTTTCAACTATTCCATTGCCTGCAATATTTGACTGAAGAATGCTTTTGAAAAGTTGCTGACGAAGTGAAACAATATCAGTATCTATAATACTGTTTAAGACACTGGAGCGAAATGATGCTGAGCGAAATGCAATTTCACTCGCATTCGGACTGAGCTCACAGACAACAGTACCGATTTCATTTGCGTTATTCAAGAATAGCCACTCCAATTCGCGGAGCTTGGAAGGGATATTCACCTGATAATTGTGCCGAGTATTGTATGCAATATGGAAAGTGGCTAATTGCTTTGG
The Phnomibacter ginsenosidimutans genome window above contains:
- a CDS encoding DUF6876 family protein, with translation MKNANDELRAYTCTENYYRHPISRLLYTDGVCAMAEKFQAYWLIDLVFSHQLTASVKKEGFQKWLLQRLTGHRFVAVADDGNGKEIARQEIQFSDFAADQCTPVPH
- a CDS encoding HipA domain-containing protein; this translates as MAMHPSNLSRLTFFEPDSVVRKSSSKSWHSFIAKTAEKWYPHESVIEYMINRIGQVLDPKMNEIKLVQANGQIRFCSKFFLNRDERLIHGAEICGEHLGDLTMAEEIANNKKTSRELFTFEFIRDSIRTVFPENFEALTTELVKMIAFDALVGNNDRHFYNWGVIGTMKKSKKLPTFAPLYDSARGLFWNYSDENLKNLLKAGQKKVLSYIENASPRISIEDNSKANHFELVDFVGRLNHEYDQIVKSMSSLENELKVLEMLEKEFFPMFIQARKSLIKEVIQTRFKKIRGY
- a CDS encoding retropepsin-like aspartic protease — encoded protein: MQELKSAKNHKGQSFTVSSQTRLREIITECHVSLPFKPGVSPGSHPTPQPTKALWDTGATSCAITRDLAIRLGLSPTGKAQVHHADGVTEKNTYFVNIFLPNKVAFVFIPVTECESTAGAFDIIIGMDLITRGDFAITNQGGKTTISFRVPSNTTIDFNTDDNLDANNNSVPGPKSAEQQSTTNFTGVSQNAPCPCGSGKKFKRCHGKV
- a CDS encoding PP2C family protein-serine/threonine phosphatase — translated: MRTRTCEKSGATLGGVYIEGNKAICFWVGDVKILHFRNNELVFESKPHSLTTELQERGIVMDAGAIASHRHIVTRSIQGDDSNPIADFYETSQLSHDDSFLLCSDGFPLQQIYSASFMENMLISIQTHGITANASDDSSVAFIAV
- a CDS encoding protein phosphatase 2C domain-containing protein, with translation MKVWSHTVKGRKPVNEDYLLYQDLGDGRYICLIADGMGGYAKGDVAAKLVAENMLALLSSQKQVDRA
- a CDS encoding ATP-binding protein; protein product: MRQQILNTIEAIRSHYDPEYHLSFDRLDREIKNKELKSLLSFYLDRASRYEYLSDKAYGAYNDFLQNLDEGFSFKFQQLGLIFELGFPKRHLKESIDADCTFFTFGERVIKDILDPDSDLNTRRLEEKVLDDELSEAVGINQKLRAFIQQFKIESKKTSEHLASENTQSEDTTQSADHEVPDTSANENPISSLADKNSRRNDEDDEGGIIDTSNTPIDTPPIEPANIIEHEAPEYDVMIGKNGDSTQFGILGKTVTGKSIAVDLSETNTISLFGVQGGGKSYTIGTVTEMVLKPFNKVNKIEAPLAGVIFHYSESMDYEPEFTSMIYPNDKDAELRKLKQEFGAEPGRIEDVVLLTPKDKVEARKVEYPSIDVFPIAFNSKELNVQDWMFLLGAIGNDSTYIKQLKAIMKDRRNNLSLDHIGLSVEISELLSNSQKALAKQKLSFAREYIDDAVYLRDQLKPGRLIIVDLRDEFIVKDEALGLFVIMLNIFSGVKNWKGVHFNKFIVFDEAHKYMDNKDLTGNIVTAIREMRHKGVSIMIASQDPPSLPNEIIELSSIVLLHKFNSPQWLKHIQKSVTQLSALTPADMSALMPGEGFLWSSKASDKAITVKPVKISTRPRVTKHGGGTIQATGQK